The sequence ATCTTTAGGTTGGCTTGCAAACACTTCCGCATAGCAATAAATGGCCGCGGCAGGGTGCTCTAGGAACAGTTTAGCTTTTACCAAACGTCCCGCTTCGATATCTGTTTTTGAAAAACAGGAAAATTGACTCGCACCGAAAGAGTAGGTGTGAGTACGAAACTTCTCTTCATCTTGCTGCGATAACATAAAGCTCAACAACAGGTTTAATTTAGAGTTTTGTGCATCCAATAAACTGGTGACATTCTTCAAGTCGCTGTTTTTCAGTTCAGCGCGAGCACTGTCGGCTAACAGGTCCAATTGGCTAAATTCACTCGCCACAACGAAAGGGGCAGGGATCTCGGATTCGAACTGAATTTGAGAAGGTAAAGTGAAGTTACTTTCCATTGGTTCTATATTAGCGGTAAGGCTGTGGTGAACGGTGAAAAACTCTTGTTCTGTCATGCGTTAGTTCCTTGAAGTGATCTATTGATTATCGCTATGTGGCCGCAGTAATCAAGGTCAGTTAATTGAAAGTCTCAAATAGTTGTTTGAAATATCGCTATTTGACAAGGTTCTGTTTTTGAAGCCTAACTAATTGAGTTAATTCACTCTATATTTTCAATTAACCCCTACACAGTAACAGCAATACCCGTTACATTAACCCGCATCCCTTTTTGATGGTTCAAAGTATGTTTCATCCTATTTCAATGTTTGTTGGCCTGCGTTATTTGAAAGGCCGTTCAGGTGATCGCTTTAGCCGTTTTGTTTCTTACATGTCGACGGCAGGTATCACCATTGGTGTGCTGTCTTTGATTACTGTTTTATCGGTAATGAATGGATTCGAAGCGCAGTTAAAAGACCGAATCCTTGGCGTTCTTCCTCAGGCTGTGGTTTACGAGCAAGGAGGCACGACCTCGCTTTCTGAAAAAGCCCCAAGTTTCGCAGAACAAATTTCGCTTAATGGCCACGTCGAACCGATTGTACGCAGTGAGGCGGTGATTCAGAGCCCGGCTCAATTGTCGGCTGGTCTTTTAATCGGTATCGAGCCAAATTCCGATGACCCACTTCAGGACCACTTAATTGCTGGTCGCTTGTCTTCACTCGAAGCTGGGCAATATCAGCTGTTCCTTGGTCATACTTTGGCGAGAAACTTGAAAGTATCCATGGGCGATAAAGTTCGCTTAATGGTGACCAGCGCGAGTCAATACACACCACTGGGGCGTATTCCTAGCCAACGAAATTTCACCGTAGCCGGTATCTTTAATACGGGGTCGGATATTGATGCTCAGCTCATGGTCAGCAACATTCAAGATGCAGGGCGTTTGATGCGTTACAAGTCGGACACGATTTCAGGCTGGCGACTGTTTTTTGATGACCCGTTTGAAGTCGCGGAGCTATCCAATCAACCGTTGCCTGATGGTTGGTTGTGGAGCGATTGGCGTGACCAACGCGGCGAGCTGTTCCAAGCTGTGCGCATGGAAAAGAATATGATGGGCTTGATGCTTGGGCTGATCATCGGTGTTGCTGCATTCAATATTATCTCTGCGCTGATTATGGTGGTGATGGAGAAGCAGTCTGAAGTCGCGATTCTTAAAACCCAAGGTATGACTGATGGTCAAGTGATGGGTATCTTTATGGTTCAAGGTGCGAGTAGCGGCGTGATTGGCGCGCTATCGGGCGGCGTTTTAGGCGTTGTATTAGCCATGAACTTGAATGCTATTTTAGAGGCGATGGGTGTTGCTCTGTTCTCGTTTGGTGGTCAACTGCCAATCATGATTAACCCAATTCAAATCGCAGTTGTTGTGGTTCTGGCTATTGCACTTAGCTTGATTGCCACTGTTTTCCCTTCTTATCGTGCATCATCTGTGAAACCTGCTGAGGCCCTTCGTTATGAGTAATTTTCTTCAATGTAATGATATCCGTAAAACGTACCGTGAAGGCTCGTTGGATACCGAAGTCCTTAAAGGTGTTAGCTTTGACATTGAGAAAGGCGAACTGGTCTCGATCATTGGTACCTCTGGTTCAGGTAAAAGTACGCTACTGCATATATTAGGCGCTTTAGATGATGCTTCTGCGGGCAGTGTGAGTTTTCTTGGTCAAGATTTAGCGTCTTTAAGTTCGAACAAGCAGGCCAAGCTTCGCAACCAACATCTAGGTTTTGTTTATCAATTCCACCATCTGCTTTCTGATTTTTCTGCACTAGAAAACGTAGCTATGCCGTTACTTATCGGCGGTGAGAAACCAGCGAAAGCAAAACAAGAAGCACAATTGTTACTTGATAAAGTCGGGCTGAGTCATCGTGTTGATCACCGACCTTCAGAGCTTTCTGGTGGTGAAAGACAGCGTGTGGCAATTGCTCGTGCATTGGTAAATAAACCTGCTTTAGTTTTAGCTGATGAACCGACGGGTAACCTTGACCACAACACAGCGCTTTCTATTTACGACTTAATGCGTGAGTTGAACCGTGAATACGATACTGCCTTCTTGGTGGTGACTCACGATGGTGAACTTGCGGGCAAGATGGATCGTCAACTTCATATGCAAGATGGCTTGTTAGTTAACGTAGAAAAAGAGGAGAGCTAAGTGTTTTCTTCTTTATCTCTATTGATTGGCGGCCGCTTTAGTCGTGCTAAGCAGCGAGACAAGATGGTGTCTTTCATCTCCTTGTCTTCGACAATTGGCATTGCGGTTGGTGTGGCGGTGATCATTATTGGTTTGTCGGCCATGAATGGTTTCGAGCGTGAGCTTGAATCGCGTGTGCTTTCTGTTATTCCACACGGTGAGTTTGAGGGCGTGAATGAACCGGTCACTCGCTGGGAGCATGTGATTGAACAGTCCGAGAAACACGACAAGGTTGTGGCAGCAGCGCCTTATGTGAAAATTACAGCGCTTGCTGAAAAGGGCAAAGAGCTGAAAGCGATCGAAGTACGCGGCGTTGATCCTAAGCGTGAGCAAGAAGTATCAAGCCTGTCTAAGTTTATCGATAAACAAGCTTGGAGTGAATTTAAGGCAGGACAACAGCAGATCATCTTGGGCTCGGGTGTCGCGAATGTGCTCGGTGCGAAAGTCGGCGATTACCTAACCCTGATGATTCCAACGGTGAATGGAACGGTGAAGGTTCAAGCGCCAAAACGAGTTAGAGTCAAAGTGGTGGGTCTGCTGACTCTTAATGGCCAGATTGATCACAGCTTGGCTTTGATCCCTCTTGGTGATGCTCAGGTTTACGCAAACCTAGGTGAAGCGGTGACAGGGGTTTCTTTGAAAGTAACCGATGTACTGAATGCCAACTCGATTGTGCGTGAAGTCGGAAATCAGCTTGATGTGTATGTGTACCTGCGTAGTTGGCAACAGAAGTTTGGTTTCTTATACCGAGATATTCAGCTAGTTCGCACCATCATGTACCTAGTAATGGTGTTGGTAATTGGTGTGGCTTGTTTCAACATTGTCTCTACTTTGATGATGGCAGTAAAAGACAGAGCATCAGAGATTGCGATACTAAGAACCATGGGTGCTTCGGATGGATTGGTGAAACGCATCTTTGTTTGGCAGGGTGTCTTCTCGGGTGTGTTAGGCAGTCTAGTTGGTAGTGCAATTGGTGTATTGGTCGCGCTTAATCTAACCACTATCATCAAGGGGCTTGAAAAGTTGATTGATCATCAGTTCCTGTCGGGCGATATCTACTTTGTCGATTTCTTGCCATCACAGCTGAACATGACGAATGTTATTGTCGTGTCCGGTACTGCGATTGTTTTGAGCTTATTGGCGACATGGTACCCAGCATCACGAGCGGCGAAGTTGAACCCTGCCTCGGTGTTAAGTTCTAAATAATGGCAGCTCTAAATCACATTGGTCTTTAATAACCGACAAGATCTATTTCTCTAGATGCAAAAAAGGATCCCCGATGGGATCCTTTTTTATTGAATTCACATTGCATTTCTTAAGACTTTTCTTACATGCCAATGTTGCAGAGGTAAGCTCTTCATCTGATTTATGCTTGTTTTCGTTTCACTCGGATCGGATACAAGGGTAGAACTAAAAACAGTAGGTCGTTCAGTACCTTGCTTTTCGTTTCTTCCAGCTTCTCACTACTGAGTAACGCCATAAGCCGCGAATACCAAAGTAGCCAATCATCGCTGAAACCACGCCACAAATCAGACAACCTAGTAGGAATGGAGGTCCTATCGTGCTCATTTGCGCCAAGATAAAGTCCCAAGACAGCTCGAAATGAAAGGCTTGAGGTGGCACATGCATCACAAACGCCCCGACTTTGTACGCAAAGTAGAAGAGCACAGGCATGGTGACCGGGTTGCTGATCCAAACAAGAGCGACAGACAACGGTAGATTAACGCCACATGCGACAGCGAGGCCTGCAGACATAATCATTTGACTTGGTAGAGGGACAAACGCCATGAATAACCCAACAGCAAACGCGCCAGCCGCAGAGCGACGATTAAGGCACCATAAGTTGGGGTTGTACAAAACATTGCCAAAAACTTTCAATGCTTTCTGACGCTTGATGAGCTCATGGTCAGGCATAAATCGTTTGATAAACTTTCTTGGCATAGGAGGAAGCTACTCTCTTGTTTAACACTTGGTTCTTGATTTCATTCGCTGCGACAGTTGTGTCTGCCAGCTTTTGGCCTGTGATGCCACATTGGGTTTGGGCACCATTGATGCTGTTGTTACTGATAGCATCAATAAAGTATAGCGTTTTCCGGAGTGCAAGAGGTCCAGTAACAGCATTGATACTAGTTATCTGCCTAGGGAATGCAATTGAAATACAAACGAATCGATTATTCCAATCAGGGCAGAATACTACCATAAATGCGTCGGTTGTTAGCCTTTTTAGTGAAAATAGCCACGGTTTTGAAAGCGTAATAGTAGTCAGATCAATTGGCGGCGAAAAATTAATCTTTCCTCAATTGATAAAATTGCGGTTGTTTACGCCTTTTAAGTTAACGCTCGGAGATGAAGTCTATTTGTCGGCTTCAATAAAGCCCGTTTGGGGCAAGCTCAACGAGGTGGGCTTTGATCTGGAAAAGTATCTATTCAGTACAGGAGTGGTGGCTAATGTAATTTACCGAGCAGATACCAGATATCGGATCCACTCTAGCACCAACCTACGTTATCAGTGGTTTGAAAGCACTCTCCAACGGCTAAATAGACTGGCCAACACTGATCTTATTGTGGCTCTGAGCTTTGGTTATCGAGATCTGATTCATCCTCAGCAGTGGGACTTGCTTAAAAGTAGTGGGTTAATTCACTTGATGGCTATTTCAGGGCTCCATATTGGGATTGCTTTTGGTATTGGTTATCAATTGGGGAAGGCCGTCCGATTGGTTTCTCCTTCACTGCTCTGGTTGCCCACGCTGTTTGGTCTTGGTTTGGCCTATTTCTACAGTTGGTTTGCAGGATTTACTTTGCCGACACTTAGAGCTCTGGTGATGTGTGTTCTCGCGAGTTACTTTCTGTGGCGTGGGCAAAGTATCAGTTTGATTCGCTATGTGGCATTGAGCTTGTGTGTAGTCTTGTTGATTTGGCCATTTTCAGCATTATCGAGTAGCTTTTGGCTATCCTTTGGTGCGTTGGGCGCGGTGCTCTACATTGCTATGAACAACAACTCATCTTCTTCAAGCCCCACCTTTATCGGCCGAGCATTTGTGCTCATCAAGATACAGTTTATGCTGACGTTATTGATTGCTCCCTTTTCGATGTTGTTTTTCCAAGGGGTGAGTCTGGTCTCTGTTGTCTATAACCTGCTGTTGTTGCCTTGGGTGTCGATAGTGACGATTCCATTGCTGTTTCTGGCGATGTTTTTTAGCTTATTCTCCGAATTTTTTCTTGAAGCGAGAGCTTTAACTTATGGCATCGCCTCTAAGTTGTGGAAGCTCGTTGATTTGTCGCTTGAACCTCTGGTTTTCAGTCTCCCTTTCTCTGAACAGTTTTGGATTCAGGTGGATAACCACACGAGTGGGCTATTTGTATCCTTGATCGTGTTTTTCGGTTTTGTTAGCCGATACATCCAGTCGAAGTTATCAATATTAACCGTCTCTGCAGTTGTATTGTGGTGGGAACTTGGCGAATCCAAACCCGATAGTTTCACCATCGATATCTTGGATGTTGGACATGGACTGTCTTTGGTTTTAGAGAAGAACAATCAAGTTGTGGTTTATGACCTTGGTAATGTATGGCCGGGAGGGTCGATTGTCGAATCTTTGCTGATCCCTACATTGAACAGTAGAGGCATAAGAGGTATCGAAGGTGTGATAATCAGCCACTTTGATTCTGACCATGCCGGTGGCTTTCCGGCATTACTTGAGAGTTACGATCCTAAGTGGGTAAGAACCAGTCAGAACATTAACCTACAAACCCAATCTACCACTCAAGCTCAGTCTAATATTCAAGCATGTACTATTGGAGAGGCTTGGGACTGGCAGGGTATTGAGTTTGAGGTGCTGTGGCCTCCTCAACGAGTGAAGAGGGCATATAACCCACATTCGTGTGTTGTCAGACTATATGAACCAGACTCAGAGTTTTCGATGCTGTTAACGGGTGATATTGAACTGGTAAGTGAGTGGTTACTTGCTCGTCAAGGTGAACGACTCAGGAGTGATGTTATGTTGGTTCCGCATCATGGTAGTGGTTCGTCATCTATCAAACCGTTTATTGAGGCTGTGTCACCTCAGTTGGCGATAGCTTCTCTAGCTAAAGGGAATCAATGGGGAATGCCGAGCGAATCTGTGATTGCACGCTATCAAGAAGTGGGGAGCGCATGGCTTGATACAGGAGAAAGCGGACAAATAACCATCACTCTAACTCAAGAAGGTTGGCAATATCATACGATTAGAGAGGAACAAGGGAGGCAGTGGTATAGGCAGATGCTCCGTAAGGGAGTAGAATAGATAGATTATTGTGAGAAAATTAAGCGATTCTATGTCAACACAAACAGATGAAACTACCTGGGTCACGTTTAAAAGACTTTGGACTTATATTCGATTATATAAGGCTGGCCTTGGTGTTGCGGTTATTGCGCTTATTATAAATGCCGTCTCTGATACCTATATGATTTCCTTACTAAAGCCGTTACTTGATGAAGGCTTTGGTAATGCTGAATCTGACTTTTTACGCACGCTTCCAATCATTATCTTTGCCATGATGTTCATTCGTGGTGTCAGTGGTTTTGTCTCAACCTATTGCTTGAGCTGGGTTTCTGGCAATGTGGTTATGGAGATTCGTCGCAAAATTTTCAGTCATTTCATGCACATGCCTGTTTCTTTTTTCGATAAAGAACAGACAGGTGCACTGCTATCTCGAATTACTTACGATTCTGAGCAAGTGTCTGCCGCAACAAGCAAAGCGCTAGTAAGCATTGTACGTGAAGGTGCAAGTATTATTGGTTTGCTAACATTGATGTTCTGGAACAGCTGGCAGTTGTCTTTGGTTCTATTCGCGGTTGCTCCTCTTGTTGCGTGGGCGATCAGCATTGTATCGAAGCGATTTAGAAAGATTTCTAAAAACATGCAAACCAGCATGGGCCACGTTGCTTCTTCAGCTGAGCAAATGTTGAAAGGCCACAAGGTGGTTCTTACTTACGGTGGTCAGGATCTAGAAAAACACCGCTTTGACAAAGTAAGTAACCAGATGCGCCAACAAAGCATGAAGTTAATCACCGCTCAAGCCGCTGCGAACCCGATCATTCAAATGATCGCTTCGGTTGCGATTGTGGTGGTTCTTTTCTTGGCGAGTGTCGACTCTATTAAAGCAGAACTAACGCCGGGTACATTCACTGTTGTGTTCTCTGCAATGTTTGGTTTGTTGCGTCCACTAAAAGCGCTAACTAACGTAACGTCTGAGTTCCAGCGCGGTATGGCAGCAAGTACCACACTATTTGGTTTGATGGATCTAGATACTGAGCAAAACACAGGTACGTTGAAACCTAAAACGGTAACTGGTGAGGTTGCTGTAAAAGAGGTGACGTTTACTTATGATGGTGCAGAGAAGCCTGCACTCGATAAGGTCAGCTTTAATATACCGAAAGGTAAGACAGTCGCACTTGTCGGCCGCTCAGGTTCGGGCAAGAGTACCATCGCTAACCTGTTTACTCGTTTCTATGACGTCGATTCAGGCTCTATCGAATTGGATGGACACGACATTCGCGATTACGAATTGAGAAATCTACGTGAGCACTTTGCTCTTGTTTCTCAAAATGTTCACCTGTTTAACGATACGGTCGCGAACAACATCGCGTATGCTGCAGAAGAGCAATATACTCGCGAACAGATTGAACACGCAGCCAAGCTTGCTCATGCGAGTGAGTTTATCGAAGGCATGGAAAATGGCATCGATACCGTTGTTGGTGAAAATGGCGCAAGCCTTTCTGGCGGTCAAAGACAGCGTATTGCGATAGCACGTGCATTATTAAGAGATGCACCTGTACTGATTCTTGATGAGGCGACCTCTGCATTGGATACTGAATCAGAGAGAGCGATTCAGTCTGCATTGGAAGAACTACAAAAAGATAAGACTGTGTTGGTAATTGCTCACCGTTTATCGACTATCGAGCAAGCCGATGAGATCTTAGTGGTTGATGATGGCCAAATTGTAGAAAGAGGCGCACACGCAGAACTTATTGAACATGATGGTGCTTACGCGCAGCTGCATCGAATTCAGTTCAGCGGATAAGATTAGGTCGTTGTTGTGATCGAAAAGATTTGGTTTAACAATCATCCGTTGAAATATCTACTTTGGCCACTTCTGTGGCCATTGAGCCAGCTGTTCAAAATGATCAGTGGGCAGCGTCGTAATGCTTATCTCTCTGGAAAGAAAGAAACCTATCGACCACCTCTACCTGTAATTGTTGTTGGTAACATAACTGCTGGTGGCAATGGTAAAACACCCGTTGTGATCTGGTTGGTTGAGATGCTGCAAGCCAATGGCTTTAAACCTGGTGTGGTGTCTCGAGGTTATGGAGCTAAAGCGCCAAATTATCCCCTCGTTCTAGATGAAAATACGCCAGCCGAACACTCGGGTGATGAACCTCGTTTGATTCGCAAGCGAACCGGTTGTCCTGTTGCGGTTGACCCTGTACGTGCAAATGCCGTGAAGGCTTTGCTGAGTGAAGGTGTTAATGTCATTATTACTGATGATGGCCTGCAGCATTATGCACTTGAGCGCGACATTGAATTTTCAGTTATTGATGGTGCAAGACGTTTCGGTAATGAGAGCCTAATTCCACTTGGTCCATTACGAGAGCCAGTATCACGTTTAGATGATGTTGATTTCTTGATTAACAATGGCGGAAAGGCGCAAGGGCGAGAGTTCTCAATGTCTTTGCAACCAAGCCAAGCTGTGAACCTAAAAACGGGTCAGAAAGTATCGGTCGCTGAATTACCAAAGCTGGTGGCTTTTGCAGGAATCGGTCACCCGCCACGCTTTTTTAAAACATTAGACGATCTTGATGGTGATGTGGTTTTCACACAAGGCTTCGCTGACCATCAGGATTTTGATAAAGATGAACTTCATACCTTAGCAAAGAAAGGTATGAATATGATTATGACAGAAAAAGACGCTGTTAAATGCGGAGAATATGCTCAGGAAAATTGGTGGTATCTTCCAGTTTCTGCGCAGTTCGACGAAGATTCACAACAGCAAATTTTAAAAAGAATAAATGAGGTTATGGAATACTATGGATCACCGTCTGCTTGAGATCGTTGCTTGCCCTGTATGTAAAGGTAAACTAACTTATGACAAGGACAAGGACAAGGACAAGCAAGAGCTTGTTTGTAAAATCGATCGCTTAGCTTACCCAATCAAAGAGGGTATTCCTGTTCTTCTTGAACCTGAAGCTCGCACTCTTTCAATGGACGAGGGCAAGTAATGTCTTACACGGTTGTTATACCGGCAAGATACCAATCGAGCCGTTTGCCAGGTAAGCCTCTGGCTGACATTGGCGGCAAGCCGATGATTCAATGGGTATACGAACAGTCAATGAAGGCAGGTGCTGATAACGTTATTATCGCTACCGATGACGCTCGAGTTGAAAAAGCGGCGAAAGCATTTGGTGCAACCGTTTGTATGACATCACCGAATCATGAATCAGGTACTGAGCGCTTAGCTGAAGTGATTGAGGTAATGAAGATTCCTGATGACCATATCATAGTGAATGTTCAAGGTGATGAGCCACTTATCCCGCCTGCCATTATTAATCAAGTGGCGAATAACCTCGCAAACAGCACCGCACCAATGGCAACGTTAGGCGTAGAAATTACTCACGCTGATGAAGTGTTTAATCCTAACGCTGTAAAAGTCGTGACGGATAAAGACGGTTACGCACTGTATTTTAGTCGTGCGACGATTCCTTGGGATCGTGATGCTTACGCGAACAACGGTACAGCTGCGGAATCTCCTTTGCTTCGTCATATTGGTATCTACGCTTACCGAGCGGGTTTCATCAATACGTATATCAATTGGGAACCGAGTACCCTAGAGCGTATTGAGTGCCTAGAGCAACTTCGCGTACTTTGGTACGGAGAGAAGATCCACGTAGACGTAGTGGTTGAAGCGCCTGCAGCGGGTGTCGATACCCCAGAAGACCTAGAAGCGGTTCGCGCCATCATTGGTTAAGCCTCTTTGAGCGAACACTTCTTTGCGCAACGAAGTGCAAAATCATGAGCCTTGCTTATTGCGAGGCTTTTTTATACCTATAGAAAATGTGTACGTGTCTTATTGACCTAAGCTGGTGGATATTGAGTCGGTTGCATTCGTCAATGCATCATCAACTCTGAATTATCTGAGATTTACCTCGCTCGACTTCCAATTTTTCTCTATAATATGCCGCCTATAAAGTAGTGGCGAATCGCTAGTACAGAATAAAACTTACGACAAAACGTGGAGTAAAAGATGCCTTCTCAAAGCCCAGTGATTACGGTTGATGGACCAAGTGGTGCAGGTAAAGGTACCCTGTGTATGTTGCTAGCAGATAAGCTAGGCTTTCATCTTCTAGACTCAGGTGCGATCTATCGCGTACTGGCGTTAGCGGCAATTCATCACGGTGTAGATACTGAATCAGAAGATGCTTTAGTACCGCTTGCCACTCACTTAGACGTACAGTTTATTGCTGAAGGCGACCTAGTTAAGGTTATCTTAGAAGGCGAAGACGTGTCGGGTGAGCTTCGAAAAGAAGAGACTGGCATGGCGGCTTCAAAAGTTGCTGCTTTACCTCGCGTTCGTGAAGCTCTGCTTCGTCGTCAACGTGCATTCAGTGCAGCGCCTGGCCTAGTGGCTGATGGCCGTGACATGGGAACGGTTGTGTTCCCTGAAGCTGAAGCGAAAATATTTTTAGATGCAAGTGCTGAAGAGCGTGCGAGTCGCCGCCTTAAACAGTTGCAACAGAAGGGGTTAGATGTTAAATTTGACGACCTTTTGAGCGAGATCCAAGAGCGAGACGACCGAGATCGTAATCGCCCAGTGGCGCCACTTCGCCCTGCAGAGGATGCTCTAGTGCTTGATTCCACCTCAATGAATATTGAGCAGGTAGTAGAAAAAGCACTACACTATATTGAATCGAAACTAGCTGGGTAATTCTACCCGGCTGGCAAGAACGTTGGTCGCAAGGATGATGACCGGCGAATTTATCAACCCCATGCGGTAGGATACCCATGGACGTTTAATTATTGAAGATTAAATAATGACTGAATCTTTTGCTCAACTCTTTGAAGAGTTTCTAAACGAAACAGAATTCCAACAAGGCAGCATCGTTAAAGGTACTGTAGTAGCTATCGAGAACGGTTTCGTTCTTGTAGACGCTGGTCTTAAGTCTGAATCTGCTATCCCTGCTGAACAATTCAAGAACGCTGCTGGCGAACTTGAAGTTGAAGTTGGTGCTGAAGTAGACGTAGCTCTAGACGCTGTTGAAGATGGTTTCGGTGAGACTCAACTTTCTCGTGAGAAAGCTAAGCGCCACGAAGCTTGGATCGTACTTGAGAAAGCTTGCGAAGAAGCTGAAACTGTTGTTGGTATCATCAACGGTAAAGTTAAAGGCGGTTTCACTGTTGAACTTAACGGTATCCGTGCTTTCCTTCCAGGTTCTCTAGTAGACGTACGTCCTATCCGTGACACTGCTCACCTAGAAAACAAAGAGCTAGAGTTCAAAGTAATCAAGCTAGACCAGAAGCGTAACAACGTTGTTGTTTCTCGTCGTGCTGTTATCGAATCTGAAAACAGTGTTGAGCGTGACGAACTTCTTGAAACTCTACAAGAAGGTACTGAAGTTAAAGGTATCGTTAAGAACCTTACTGACTACGGTGCATTCGTTGACCTTGGCGGTGTTGACGGTCTTCTACATATCACAGATATGGCTTGGAAGCGCGTTAAGCACCCATCAGAGATCGTTAACGTTGGTGACGAAATCCTAGTTAAAGTTCTTAAGTTCGATCGTGAGCGCACTCGTGTTTCACTAGGTCTTAAGCAACTAGGCGAAGATCCATGGGTAGCAATCGCTAAGCGTTACCCAGAAGGTCACAAGCTTTCTGGTCGTGTTACTAACCTAACTGACTACGGCTGCTTCGTTGAAATCGAAGAAGGCGTTGAAGGTCTAGTACACGTTTCTGAAATGGATTGGACTAACAAGAACATCCACCCTTCTAAAGTTGTTAATGTTGGCGACGAAGTTGAGGTTATGGTTCTTGATATCGACGAAGAACGTCGTCGTATCTCTCTAGGTCT is a genomic window of Vibrio sp. ED004 containing:
- the msbA gene encoding lipid A ABC transporter ATP-binding protein/permease MsbA produces the protein MSTQTDETTWVTFKRLWTYIRLYKAGLGVAVIALIINAVSDTYMISLLKPLLDEGFGNAESDFLRTLPIIIFAMMFIRGVSGFVSTYCLSWVSGNVVMEIRRKIFSHFMHMPVSFFDKEQTGALLSRITYDSEQVSAATSKALVSIVREGASIIGLLTLMFWNSWQLSLVLFAVAPLVAWAISIVSKRFRKISKNMQTSMGHVASSAEQMLKGHKVVLTYGGQDLEKHRFDKVSNQMRQQSMKLITAQAAANPIIQMIASVAIVVVLFLASVDSIKAELTPGTFTVVFSAMFGLLRPLKALTNVTSEFQRGMAASTTLFGLMDLDTEQNTGTLKPKTVTGEVAVKEVTFTYDGAEKPALDKVSFNIPKGKTVALVGRSGSGKSTIANLFTRFYDVDSGSIELDGHDIRDYELRNLREHFALVSQNVHLFNDTVANNIAYAAEEQYTREQIEHAAKLAHASEFIEGMENGIDTVVGENGASLSGGQRQRIAIARALLRDAPVLILDEATSALDTESERAIQSALEELQKDKTVLVIAHRLSTIEQADEILVVDDGQIVERGAHAELIEHDGAYAQLHRIQFSG
- the lolD gene encoding lipoprotein-releasing ABC transporter ATP-binding protein LolD, translated to MSNFLQCNDIRKTYREGSLDTEVLKGVSFDIEKGELVSIIGTSGSGKSTLLHILGALDDASAGSVSFLGQDLASLSSNKQAKLRNQHLGFVYQFHHLLSDFSALENVAMPLLIGGEKPAKAKQEAQLLLDKVGLSHRVDHRPSELSGGERQRVAIARALVNKPALVLADEPTGNLDHNTALSIYDLMRELNREYDTAFLVVTHDGELAGKMDRQLHMQDGLLVNVEKEES
- a CDS encoding DNA internalization-related competence protein ComEC/Rec2; the protein is MQTNRLFQSGQNTTINASVVSLFSENSHGFESVIVVRSIGGEKLIFPQLIKLRLFTPFKLTLGDEVYLSASIKPVWGKLNEVGFDLEKYLFSTGVVANVIYRADTRYRIHSSTNLRYQWFESTLQRLNRLANTDLIVALSFGYRDLIHPQQWDLLKSSGLIHLMAISGLHIGIAFGIGYQLGKAVRLVSPSLLWLPTLFGLGLAYFYSWFAGFTLPTLRALVMCVLASYFLWRGQSISLIRYVALSLCVVLLIWPFSALSSSFWLSFGALGAVLYIAMNNNSSSSSPTFIGRAFVLIKIQFMLTLLIAPFSMLFFQGVSLVSVVYNLLLLPWVSIVTIPLLFLAMFFSLFSEFFLEARALTYGIASKLWKLVDLSLEPLVFSLPFSEQFWIQVDNHTSGLFVSLIVFFGFVSRYIQSKLSILTVSAVVLWWELGESKPDSFTIDILDVGHGLSLVLEKNNQVVVYDLGNVWPGGSIVESLLIPTLNSRGIRGIEGVIISHFDSDHAGGFPALLESYDPKWVRTSQNINLQTQSTTQAQSNIQACTIGEAWDWQGIEFEVLWPPQRVKRAYNPHSCVVRLYEPDSEFSMLLTGDIELVSEWLLARQGERLRSDVMLVPHHGSGSSSIKPFIEAVSPQLAIASLAKGNQWGMPSESVIARYQEVGSAWLDTGESGQITITLTQEGWQYHTIREEQGRQWYRQMLRKGVE
- a CDS encoding DUF2062 domain-containing protein; its protein translation is MPRKFIKRFMPDHELIKRQKALKVFGNVLYNPNLWCLNRRSAAGAFAVGLFMAFVPLPSQMIMSAGLAVACGVNLPLSVALVWISNPVTMPVLFYFAYKVGAFVMHVPPQAFHFELSWDFILAQMSTIGPPFLLGCLICGVVSAMIGYFGIRGLWRYSVVRSWKKRKARY
- the lolE gene encoding lipoprotein-releasing ABC transporter permease subunit LolE, which translates into the protein MFSSLSLLIGGRFSRAKQRDKMVSFISLSSTIGIAVGVAVIIIGLSAMNGFERELESRVLSVIPHGEFEGVNEPVTRWEHVIEQSEKHDKVVAAAPYVKITALAEKGKELKAIEVRGVDPKREQEVSSLSKFIDKQAWSEFKAGQQQIILGSGVANVLGAKVGDYLTLMIPTVNGTVKVQAPKRVRVKVVGLLTLNGQIDHSLALIPLGDAQVYANLGEAVTGVSLKVTDVLNANSIVREVGNQLDVYVYLRSWQQKFGFLYRDIQLVRTIMYLVMVLVIGVACFNIVSTLMMAVKDRASEIAILRTMGASDGLVKRIFVWQGVFSGVLGSLVGSAIGVLVALNLTTIIKGLEKLIDHQFLSGDIYFVDFLPSQLNMTNVIVVSGTAIVLSLLATWYPASRAAKLNPASVLSSK
- the lolC gene encoding lipoprotein-releasing ABC transporter permease subunit LolC translates to MFHPISMFVGLRYLKGRSGDRFSRFVSYMSTAGITIGVLSLITVLSVMNGFEAQLKDRILGVLPQAVVYEQGGTTSLSEKAPSFAEQISLNGHVEPIVRSEAVIQSPAQLSAGLLIGIEPNSDDPLQDHLIAGRLSSLEAGQYQLFLGHTLARNLKVSMGDKVRLMVTSASQYTPLGRIPSQRNFTVAGIFNTGSDIDAQLMVSNIQDAGRLMRYKSDTISGWRLFFDDPFEVAELSNQPLPDGWLWSDWRDQRGELFQAVRMEKNMMGLMLGLIIGVAAFNIISALIMVVMEKQSEVAILKTQGMTDGQVMGIFMVQGASSGVIGALSGGVLGVVLAMNLNAILEAMGVALFSFGGQLPIMINPIQIAVVVVLAIALSLIATVFPSYRASSVKPAEALRYE